Proteins encoded together in one Dehalogenimonas sp. THU2 window:
- the rplM gene encoding 50S ribosomal protein L13 translates to MKTYNVKAGEITREWHIIDADGKVMGQIAVEAARLLMGKHKPIFSRHLDTGDGVIIVNAAKMTFTGKKGTDKFYYRHSGYPGGFRKASLNEMMQKKPTFALDRAVRGMLPRNRLGTAMHKKLRVYAGADHPHMGQISVIAEA, encoded by the coding sequence ATGAAAACTTATAACGTAAAAGCGGGTGAGATCACTCGTGAATGGCACATCATTGACGCCGATGGCAAAGTGATGGGGCAGATCGCGGTGGAAGCGGCGCGACTTTTAATGGGCAAACACAAGCCCATTTTTAGCCGCCATCTCGATACAGGCGACGGTGTCATTATCGTCAATGCCGCTAAAATGACCTTTACCGGTAAAAAAGGCACTGACAAATTTTATTATCGCCATTCCGGCTATCCCGGCGGTTTCCGCAAGGCCAGCCTTAATGAGATGATGCAAAAGAAACCGACTTTCGCGCTGGATCGTGCGGTTCGCGGTATGCTGCCGCGTAATCGGCTCGGTACAGCCATGCATAAAAAACTGCGCGTTTACGCCGGCGCAGATCACCCGCACATGGGCCAGATTTCAGTAATAGCTGAAGCCTAA
- the rpsI gene encoding 30S ribosomal protein S9 produces MEKKNYFQGTGRRKSAVAQVRLMPGNGAIVVDGKPFEERFNRPQYLRTVMKPLEVTETVGKFSIMIKCNGGGISGQSDAIAMGLSRALIAVDEKHKGTLRQNGLLTRDPRTKERKKAGLKRARKAPQYTKR; encoded by the coding sequence ATGGAAAAGAAAAATTACTTCCAAGGCACCGGTCGGCGCAAATCCGCTGTCGCTCAGGTGCGTCTTATGCCGGGTAATGGCGCCATCGTTGTTGATGGAAAACCCTTCGAAGAAAGATTCAACCGCCCCCAGTACCTGCGAACGGTGATGAAACCGCTCGAAGTTACCGAGACGGTCGGGAAATTCAGCATCATGATTAAGTGCAACGGCGGTGGTATTTCCGGTCAATCCGACGCAATTGCCATGGGCCTTTCACGAGCATTGATCGCCGTTGACGAAAAACATAAGGGTACCCTGCGTCAGAACGGTCTTTTAACTCGCGATCCCCGGACTAAGGAACGCAAAAAGGCCGGTTTAAAACGCGCCCGAAAAGCCCCTCAGTACACCAAGCGTTAA
- a CDS encoding bifunctional phosphoglucose/phosphomannose isomerase has translation MNETMLDDAATYQKLDPDGMGQRIRELPKVILDAWQAAIDFELPDYRDIDNVLVLGMGGSAIGGDLVRRLLVEESKAQITVLRDYNLPAWVDERTLVVASSYSGNTEETLSAFEQSLNTPAKKLVLTTGGKLLEMARSNNIPAFVFSYDAQPRAAVAWGVFPLLNFLIRLGLASDKTAEVAEAALVTEQFARKIEPEKPQAHNPAKEFAHKLFGRIPIIYGAGIAIEVAYRWQTQLNENSKQWAFAQALPELNHNATAGYEFPDELVPRMSVIMLRSNHLSERILTRYKVTAELLARVGARVAFADGRGISPLAQMMSLILLGDYVSYYLAALNNTNPTPVDSIVYLKQRLADSG, from the coding sequence ATGAACGAAACGATGCTTGATGACGCCGCCACTTACCAAAAGCTGGACCCCGACGGCATGGGTCAGCGTATCCGCGAATTGCCCAAGGTCATCCTGGATGCATGGCAGGCCGCCATCGACTTTGAACTACCCGATTACCGGGATATCGATAATGTGCTTGTTCTGGGCATGGGCGGTTCAGCCATAGGCGGCGATCTGGTGCGGCGACTGCTCGTCGAGGAGTCCAAAGCCCAGATAACAGTGCTTCGGGATTACAACCTGCCTGCCTGGGTGGACGAGCGGACCTTGGTGGTGGCTTCCAGCTACTCCGGTAATACCGAGGAAACCCTCTCGGCATTCGAACAATCCCTGAATACCCCGGCAAAAAAGCTTGTTTTGACTACCGGCGGCAAACTGCTGGAAATGGCGCGGTCTAACAATATACCGGCATTCGTTTTCAGTTATGACGCCCAACCCCGTGCTGCTGTGGCCTGGGGCGTTTTCCCGCTGCTCAATTTTCTGATCCGGTTGGGGTTGGCGTCGGATAAGACGGCTGAAGTTGCCGAAGCAGCGCTGGTGACCGAACAATTCGCGCGCAAGATAGAGCCTGAGAAGCCCCAGGCCCACAATCCAGCCAAGGAGTTCGCTCACAAGCTATTCGGGCGCATCCCTATCATCTACGGCGCTGGAATCGCCATTGAGGTGGCCTACCGTTGGCAGACCCAGCTCAACGAGAACTCTAAACAATGGGCTTTCGCCCAGGCATTACCGGAATTGAACCACAACGCCACAGCCGGTTATGAATTCCCGGATGAACTCGTCCCGCGCATGTCGGTGATCATGTTGCGTTCCAACCACCTGTCAGAACGTATCCTGACCCGATACAAGGTAACCGCAGAACTGCTGGCCCGGGTCGGCGCCCGGGTAGCCTTTGCCGACGGCCGCGGCATCAGCCCGCTGGCGCAGATGATGAGCCTGATATTACTTGGCGATTATGTAAGCTATTATTTGGCAGCCCTTAACAACACCAACCCGACCCCGGTGGACAGCATCGTGTACCTTAAGCAGCGTCTGGCTGACAGCGGTTAA
- a CDS encoding phosphoglucomutase/phosphomannomutase family protein, which translates to MKAAEVFLLIIAESTARGNVMSNTSPIKFGTDGWRGLIARDFTFDNVAVCAAAYARYLKESGLAGKGVVVGYDTRFLSDEFARETAAVLTAAGIHVTLSNCAVPTPTVSFSTLHRNSGGAVVITASHNPAQWNGFKVKSPTGSSASSDVVAAIEKHVGDLYQSGERPVRLDLKQAADKGLFEYADLTPPYLEQLGKLVDLNKLRRGKAKIVVDSMHGAGAGFFRRLLGDDYPLIEIKGEPNPAFPGMHQPEPIAPNLRELETRVVTERADIGLATDGDADRLGATDENGNFLTQLQVISLLAMYLLDTRGEKGAIVKTITTSRMLDKLGKLYGVPVFETPVGFKYIAPLMQRENAIIGGEESGGYGFRNHVLERDAVLAGLYFLDFIALTGKKPSELLAELYDKVGPHHYHRIDVTFDETERQKVLERLKAAAPDTIDGDRVKKDTLDGFRFTLGDGSWLLVRASGTEPLLRIYAETDSMERVNRLLDAGKKIAGV; encoded by the coding sequence ATGAAGGCAGCAGAGGTTTTTCTGCTCATTATCGCCGAATCAACGGCAAGGGGGAACGTCATGAGTAATACCAGCCCGATCAAGTTCGGCACCGACGGCTGGCGGGGACTCATCGCCCGCGATTTTACTTTCGACAACGTGGCCGTCTGCGCCGCGGCCTACGCCCGCTATCTCAAAGAGAGCGGGCTGGCCGGCAAAGGCGTGGTCGTCGGTTACGATACGCGCTTCCTGTCCGATGAATTCGCCCGCGAGACCGCCGCGGTGCTCACCGCCGCTGGTATCCATGTCACCCTGTCAAACTGCGCCGTACCGACACCGACCGTGAGTTTCAGCACCCTGCACCGTAACTCCGGCGGCGCCGTGGTCATTACCGCCTCCCACAATCCGGCGCAGTGGAACGGATTCAAGGTCAAATCCCCCACCGGCTCCAGCGCTTCCTCTGACGTTGTAGCCGCCATTGAAAAACATGTCGGCGATCTCTACCAAAGCGGCGAACGTCCGGTCAGGCTGGACCTGAAACAGGCGGCGGACAAGGGTCTCTTCGAATATGCCGACCTGACACCGCCATATCTTGAACAACTGGGCAAACTGGTTGATCTCAACAAACTGCGGCGCGGCAAAGCTAAAATCGTTGTCGATTCAATGCACGGCGCCGGTGCCGGCTTCTTCCGCCGTCTGCTGGGAGATGATTACCCGCTCATAGAGATCAAGGGCGAACCCAACCCCGCTTTCCCCGGAATGCACCAGCCGGAACCTATCGCGCCCAATCTCCGGGAACTCGAAACCAGGGTAGTTACCGAAAGGGCGGACATAGGTCTGGCTACCGACGGCGACGCCGACCGGTTGGGCGCCACCGATGAAAATGGCAACTTCCTGACCCAGCTCCAGGTAATTTCACTCCTGGCCATGTACCTGCTGGATACCCGCGGGGAAAAGGGGGCGATCGTTAAAACCATCACCACCTCCAGAATGCTCGATAAGCTGGGCAAGCTCTATGGTGTGCCAGTGTTCGAGACGCCGGTGGGCTTTAAGTACATCGCGCCCTTGATGCAACGCGAAAATGCCATCATTGGCGGCGAAGAAAGTGGCGGCTACGGCTTCAGGAATCATGTATTGGAACGGGATGCGGTATTGGCCGGCTTGTACTTTCTGGATTTCATCGCCCTCACCGGCAAGAAACCGTCGGAACTGCTGGCCGAGCTTTATGATAAGGTCGGCCCCCATCACTATCACCGGATCGACGTCACTTTCGACGAGACGGAACGGCAAAAGGTGCTGGAGCGCTTGAAGGCCGCCGCCCCGGATACGATCGACGGCGACCGGGTGAAGAAAGATACGCTCGACGGTTTCCGGTTCACCTTAGGTGACGGTTCCTGGCTGCTGGTCCGTGCCTCCGGTACCGAACCGCTGCTGCGCATTTACGCCGAAACTGATTCTATGGAAAGAGTTAACCGGTTGCTTGATGCCGGAAAAAAGATCGCCGGAGTATAG
- the metK gene encoding methionine adenosyltransferase, producing the protein MLSFKDSEKYLFTSESVTEGHPDKMCDQVSDAVLDAILAKDPFARVACETAVTNGLVFVLGEITTQTYVEIPELVRRVVHDIGYTKPEYGFDSQSCGVMVSINKQSADIALGVGQSAESKAGSTDPLDAVGAGDQGMMVGYACNETDEKMPLPIALSHRLTRQLAMVRKQGVLPYLRPDGKSQVTVEYRHGKPARIETVVIGAQHDDVPQDMIREDVIRHVIKPIIPAELLDADTNFYVNTTGRFIIGGPASDTGFTGRKILVDTYGGIARHGGGAFSGKDPTKVDRSAAYMARYVAKNLVAAGLADQIEMQIAYAIGRAQPLSVSLETFGTAQVSQERLMELVQKHFDLRPAAIIENLELRQPIYRQTAAYGHFGRTDIDLPWERLDKVDAIKADCTACSGG; encoded by the coding sequence ATGCTTAGTTTTAAAGACTCAGAAAAATACCTCTTTACTTCGGAATCGGTCACCGAAGGCCACCCGGACAAGATGTGCGATCAGGTCTCCGACGCAGTGCTGGACGCCATCCTTGCCAAGGATCCTTTTGCCAGGGTGGCTTGCGAGACCGCCGTAACCAACGGCCTGGTCTTCGTTCTGGGTGAAATTACTACCCAGACCTATGTGGAGATACCGGAACTGGTCCGGCGAGTAGTGCACGATATCGGCTATACCAAACCGGAATACGGTTTCGATTCCCAGTCCTGCGGCGTCATGGTATCCATCAACAAGCAGTCGGCGGATATCGCTTTAGGCGTCGGTCAGTCCGCCGAGTCCAAAGCTGGCTCCACCGACCCGCTGGACGCCGTCGGCGCCGGCGACCAAGGCATGATGGTGGGCTATGCCTGCAACGAGACTGATGAAAAGATGCCGCTGCCCATCGCCCTGTCTCACCGGTTAACCCGGCAATTGGCCATGGTACGAAAACAAGGCGTTCTCCCCTATCTCCGGCCGGACGGTAAAAGTCAGGTCACCGTGGAATACCGTCACGGCAAACCGGCGCGGATTGAAACGGTAGTCATCGGCGCACAACACGATGATGTTCCCCAGGACATGATCCGGGAAGATGTCATCCGCCACGTCATCAAACCCATCATCCCTGCCGAACTCCTGGATGCCGACACTAATTTTTATGTCAACACTACCGGCCGCTTCATCATCGGCGGTCCCGCCTCGGATACCGGTTTTACGGGGCGCAAGATTCTGGTGGACACCTATGGCGGCATTGCCCGCCACGGCGGCGGCGCCTTTTCCGGCAAGGATCCCACCAAGGTGGACCGTTCCGCTGCCTACATGGCTCGCTACGTCGCCAAGAATCTGGTCGCCGCAGGCTTGGCCGACCAGATAGAGATGCAGATAGCTTACGCCATCGGTCGCGCCCAGCCGTTGTCCGTTTCCCTGGAAACCTTCGGGACGGCACAGGTCAGCCAGGAAAGATTGATGGAGCTGGTGCAAAAGCACTTCGACCTCAGGCCGGCGGCCATTATCGAGAACCTTGAGTTGCGTCAACCGATCTACCGTCAAACAGCGGCTTACGGTCATTTCGGCCGCACCGACATCGACCTGCCGTGGGAACGCCTGGATAAGGTCGACGCCATCAAGGCCGATTGCACCGCCTGTTCCGGAGGCTAG
- a CDS encoding adenosylhomocysteinase has protein sequence MPPESDIKDPSLAEAGKERIAWAAREMPVLKLIAERFEREKPFSGVRIAACLHVTTETANLALTLKAGGADLVVCGSNPLSTQDDAAAALVSYGIPTHAIKGEDDTTYYKHIMSALESRPQLTVDDGADLVTIMHTKRTELLKEVIGGTEETTTGVIRLRAMAAGGELKYPIVAVNDAKTKYLFDNRYGTGQSTLDGITRATNVLWAGKRAVVVGYGWCGHGVALRARGMGAYVIVVEVDPVRALEAVMDGFSVMPMLDAARVGDIFITVTGDKHVIDAEDFAVMKSGAILANSGHFNVEIDIPALEAASTSKRTLKPFVEEFVLSGGRKIYLLGEGRLINLAAAEGHPASVMDMSFANQALGLEYLVKNRGKLDAGVYPVPADIDNNVAALKLRSLGVTIDTLTEEQQKYLSSWQEGT, from the coding sequence ATGCCACCAGAATCTGACATCAAGGATCCCTCGCTCGCCGAAGCCGGCAAGGAACGCATCGCCTGGGCGGCGCGGGAAATGCCCGTCTTGAAGCTGATCGCCGAGCGCTTCGAGCGGGAAAAACCGTTCAGCGGCGTCCGTATCGCCGCCTGTCTCCATGTTACCACCGAAACGGCCAACCTGGCTCTCACTTTGAAAGCCGGGGGCGCCGACCTGGTGGTCTGCGGCTCCAATCCCCTATCGACCCAGGACGACGCGGCGGCGGCGCTGGTGAGTTACGGCATCCCGACCCACGCCATCAAGGGCGAGGATGACACCACCTATTACAAACACATCATGTCCGCGCTGGAATCCAGGCCGCAACTGACTGTCGATGACGGCGCCGATCTGGTGACCATCATGCATACCAAACGCACCGAACTTCTGAAAGAGGTCATCGGCGGCACGGAAGAGACCACCACAGGTGTAATCCGCCTGCGTGCCATGGCCGCCGGCGGTGAACTAAAATACCCCATCGTCGCCGTTAATGACGCCAAGACCAAGTATCTCTTCGATAACCGTTACGGTACCGGCCAAAGCACCCTGGACGGCATCACTCGCGCCACCAATGTCCTGTGGGCCGGTAAGAGGGCGGTAGTGGTCGGTTATGGCTGGTGCGGACATGGCGTGGCCTTGCGCGCCCGGGGCATGGGCGCCTATGTCATCGTCGTCGAAGTGGATCCCGTAAGGGCGCTCGAAGCGGTCATGGACGGTTTCTCGGTCATGCCGATGTTGGACGCCGCCCGCGTCGGTGACATCTTCATTACTGTCACTGGTGACAAGCACGTTATCGATGCCGAGGACTTCGCTGTTATGAAAAGCGGCGCGATTCTGGCTAATTCCGGCCATTTCAACGTCGAGATAGACATACCAGCGCTTGAAGCCGCCTCGACCAGCAAACGCACGCTTAAACCCTTTGTCGAGGAATTCGTTCTGAGCGGCGGACGCAAGATATATCTCCTGGGTGAGGGCCGTCTGATCAATCTGGCCGCCGCCGAGGGGCATCCGGCCAGTGTCATGGACATGAGTTTTGCCAACCAGGCGCTGGGACTGGAATATCTAGTCAAGAATCGCGGCAAGCTTGACGCCGGCGTTTACCCCGTGCCCGCTGACATCGACAATAATGTAGCCGCACTCAAGCTTAGAAGCCTGGGGGTCACGATAGATACTTTAACCGAAGAGCAGCAAAAATATCTCTCTAGCTGGCAGGAAGGAACTTAG
- a CDS encoding AAA family ATPase gives MSQLPEVITALMDPARYPDERLDEVNLIQTQMSFVLLTGNYAYKIRKPVNLGYVDYSTLEKRKYFSDKELILNRRLCPDTYIEVMPVVRRNSGIFLGGDGEIIDYAVRMKRLPSHGMMDRLLENGELTPEMVSAVAAKVADFHAAAETNADISRFGALATISGNIDENFDQSRPYIGRALSQRLFDNLRLYFDAFLKDHGAIFEHRVAEGHIRDCHGDLYSAHINFGAGDICIYDCIEFNDRFRYGDTASEAAFLAMDLDRYGRADLRQVFVSAYVRSSGDSDLGELLRFYQAYRAHVRAKVACFKLDDPFVPDYEKAVELQKARGYFDLALAYTRKGPRMIIMVGFTGYGKSSLAEGLARHQGMFYISSDITRKNLAGINPAERADEAIAAGLYSREMTEKTYSAMLAWAEPALQMRESVILDATFLKRSGRESALDLARRHNAEALIIECRLDEEELKTRLEKRLSEHTVSDGRWEVYLSQKPGFEPVTEVPIGPNHVIIDTLKPVDDNLREIIDRLQFGPN, from the coding sequence ATGAGCCAACTTCCCGAAGTTATCACTGCCCTCATGGACCCGGCCCGGTACCCGGACGAGCGTCTGGATGAAGTTAATCTCATCCAGACGCAGATGTCTTTCGTGCTATTGACCGGCAATTATGCCTACAAGATCAGGAAACCGGTCAATTTGGGGTACGTCGACTATTCAACATTGGAGAAGCGCAAGTATTTTTCCGATAAAGAATTGATTCTCAACCGCCGCCTTTGCCCCGATACCTACATCGAAGTCATGCCCGTAGTCAGGCGCAACAGCGGGATCTTTCTCGGTGGTGACGGTGAAATCATCGATTACGCCGTCAGAATGAAGCGCCTGCCTTCCCACGGTATGATGGACCGTTTATTAGAAAACGGCGAACTTACCCCGGAGATGGTGTCGGCGGTGGCCGCCAAAGTGGCCGATTTTCACGCCGCAGCCGAGACGAACGCCGATATCAGCCGTTTCGGCGCGCTTGCAACGATCAGTGGCAATATCGATGAGAATTTCGACCAGAGCCGCCCATATATCGGTCGAGCCCTGAGCCAGCGGCTCTTCGATAACCTCCGGCTTTATTTCGATGCCTTTCTGAAGGACCACGGCGCAATCTTTGAACACCGTGTTGCTGAAGGCCATATCCGCGATTGCCACGGCGATCTGTATTCCGCGCATATCAACTTTGGCGCCGGCGATATCTGCATCTACGATTGTATCGAGTTTAACGACCGTTTCCGTTACGGAGATACCGCTTCCGAAGCAGCATTCCTCGCTATGGATCTTGACCGTTATGGCCGGGCAGACCTGCGCCAGGTTTTCGTCTCGGCGTATGTCCGGAGCAGCGGAGACAGCGATCTTGGCGAGCTGCTCCGTTTTTATCAGGCCTATCGAGCTCATGTTCGCGCCAAGGTGGCTTGTTTCAAACTGGACGACCCCTTCGTGCCTGATTACGAGAAAGCTGTCGAGCTTCAAAAAGCCCGCGGGTACTTCGACCTGGCATTGGCATACACCAGAAAGGGGCCCCGGATGATTATCATGGTGGGGTTCACCGGTTACGGCAAATCCAGCCTGGCCGAGGGTTTGGCGCGTCACCAGGGGATGTTCTACATATCATCCGATATTACCCGCAAAAATCTGGCAGGTATCAATCCCGCTGAGCGCGCCGATGAGGCCATCGCCGCAGGGCTTTATTCAAGAGAAATGACCGAAAAAACCTATTCGGCCATGCTGGCCTGGGCTGAGCCGGCGCTTCAGATGCGGGAGTCGGTTATCCTGGACGCAACCTTCTTAAAGCGGTCTGGTCGCGAGTCAGCATTGGATCTGGCGCGGCGGCACAATGCCGAAGCTCTGATTATCGAATGCCGCCTGGATGAAGAGGAATTGAAAACCCGGCTCGAAAAACGCCTGTCCGAACACACCGTATCAGATGGCCGGTGGGAAGTTTACCTCAGTCAAAAACCGGGCTTTGAGCCGGTGACCGAGGTTCCAATCGGACCGAATCATGTTATAATTGACACGCTGAAACCGGTTGATGATAACCTGCGGGAGATTATCGACCGCCTGCAATTTGGCCCCAACTAG
- a CDS encoding methionine synthase — protein sequence MADTEFNLTPTIIGSMPHRDPAAACRLISRYLTELPAWPQLPQRSPREFMTAQYAEGFPGIKITDEDVSVDRQAGWEHELEAIYGAYIISDTEKYGISPEAAAGFQTFLEIHPPSPRGVKGQVEGPVSWGLSVKDESGGLLIYDDVLAEAAAKLLCLKIAWQEKQLRNISPRTVIFLDEPALTAYGSAYLPLSKERIQQMLTEVLQEVKGLKGVHCCGNTDWTLLTDTIVDIISFDAYNYGGSLSLYPKEINQFLARGGAVAWGIAPNTDKLAESETVASLQDRLEETMAPFTRHGINFRQLLRQGLITPSCGMAYMSEDGAEKTLQLMVELTTRMRSRYL from the coding sequence ATGGCAGACACCGAGTTCAACCTTACACCTACTATAATCGGCAGCATGCCTCACCGGGATCCGGCGGCCGCCTGCCGGCTTATCTCCCGTTATCTGACCGAACTTCCAGCCTGGCCGCAACTCCCCCAACGCTCCCCCCGTGAGTTTATGACCGCCCAATACGCCGAGGGTTTCCCCGGTATCAAGATCACCGATGAAGATGTATCGGTGGACCGGCAAGCTGGTTGGGAGCATGAACTGGAAGCCATTTACGGCGCTTATATCATCAGCGATACTGAAAAATACGGCATCAGCCCGGAGGCCGCCGCCGGCTTCCAGACCTTCCTCGAGATCCACCCCCCCTCCCCCCGCGGCGTCAAGGGCCAGGTGGAGGGACCGGTCAGCTGGGGACTATCGGTCAAGGATGAGTCCGGCGGATTGCTGATCTATGATGATGTTCTGGCTGAAGCCGCGGCTAAGCTCCTGTGTCTCAAGATCGCGTGGCAGGAGAAACAACTCCGGAACATTTCTCCCCGGACGGTCATCTTTCTGGACGAACCGGCACTTACCGCTTACGGTTCCGCTTACCTGCCGCTGTCCAAGGAACGTATACAACAGATGTTGACGGAAGTGTTGCAGGAAGTGAAAGGGCTCAAAGGTGTCCACTGTTGCGGCAATACCGATTGGACATTGTTGACCGATACCATCGTCGATATCATCAGTTTCGATGCTTACAATTACGGTGGTTCTCTTTCCCTTTATCCCAAAGAGATCAATCAATTTCTGGCCCGCGGCGGTGCCGTAGCCTGGGGCATCGCGCCCAACACCGATAAACTGGCGGAATCGGAGACAGTCGCCAGCCTGCAGGACCGCCTGGAAGAAACCATGGCTCCCTTCACCCGCCATGGAATTAATTTCCGTCAATTATTGCGGCAGGGGCTGATAACCCCAAGTTGCGGTATGGCCTATATGAGCGAGGATGGCGCGGAAAAAACTCTGCAACTGATGGTGGAACTCACCACCCGGATGAGAAGCCGCTACCTGTAA
- the mtnP gene encoding S-methyl-5'-thioadenosine phosphorylase — MADNRVKIAIIGGTGLYDIEGLTGIEEVNVDTPYGPPSDTIVIGTLNGIRVAFLPRHGKGHRLMPTEIPVRANIWALKSLGVEHIIAINSVGSFKREVAPGHLLIPDQLIDRTSRRENTFFGDGVVAHIGFAEPFCPDMRRLLYNCAMEAGATVHNGGTYVVMEGPAFSTRAESKLHKSWGADVIGMTALPEAKLAREAEICYAIIACSTDYDAWHEEDAAVTVNMVIATLKTNMELSKRIIRLAIEKLPELRDCPCPTALQNAIVTDPKTIAPDRKEHMKLLIGKYIG; from the coding sequence ATGGCAGACAACAGGGTAAAGATCGCAATCATCGGCGGCACCGGTCTCTATGACATCGAAGGCCTCACCGGCATTGAAGAGGTCAACGTCGATACGCCTTATGGCCCACCCAGCGATACCATTGTCATCGGCACCCTTAACGGCATTCGCGTTGCCTTTCTGCCCAGGCACGGCAAAGGTCACCGCCTCATGCCAACTGAGATTCCTGTACGGGCCAATATCTGGGCGCTGAAAAGCCTCGGCGTGGAACACATCATCGCCATCAACTCTGTCGGCAGCTTTAAACGGGAGGTCGCGCCGGGCCACCTTTTGATTCCCGATCAGCTTATCGACCGCACGAGCCGGCGGGAAAACACCTTCTTTGGCGATGGTGTCGTAGCGCATATCGGTTTCGCTGAGCCGTTCTGCCCGGATATGAGACGTCTGCTTTATAATTGCGCTATGGAAGCCGGGGCTACAGTGCATAACGGCGGCACTTACGTGGTCATGGAAGGCCCCGCTTTCTCTACCCGTGCCGAATCGAAACTGCATAAAAGCTGGGGCGCCGATGTCATCGGCATGACGGCGTTACCGGAAGCAAAGCTGGCTCGTGAGGCCGAGATTTGCTATGCCATTATCGCCTGTTCCACTGACTACGATGCATGGCATGAAGAAGACGCAGCTGTAACGGTAAACATGGTCATAGCCACCCTCAAAACCAACATGGAACTTTCCAAGCGCATCATCAGGTTAGCGATAGAAAAGCTGCCTGAGTTACGGGATTGTCCCTGCCCGACCGCCCTCCAAAACGCAATCGTCACCGACCCGAAAACAATCGCCCCGGACCGGAAGGAACACATGAAGCTCCTTATCGGCAAATATATCGGTTGA
- a CDS encoding PilT/PilU family type 4a pilus ATPase — MDVLELLRAANDLKASDLQLVIDSPPLLRIDGELQSMDDYQVLTPHDIDIALTQLTTEEQRQKFLQNKELDFAYSLEGCGRLRCNVARQLNGMSLAIRLLPPRIPTIDELELPQIFKDLVQQPRGLLLVTGPTGSGKSTTLAAMVQHLNQTGGHHIITIEDPVEYIHHRIKCAITQRQLGDDTASYTAALRHVLRQNPDVIMLGEIRDTDTAAAVLSVAETGHLVLSTSHAPSAPQAIERIIDLFAPHERHLAETRLASLLVAVVCQTLVPRGDGAGRVAAVEVLLANPAVKNMIREGKVHHLHNIITTHREMGMITLDESLADLYKGGKISLKTLFAYCNDSNEVKKYLSSQTNQINDGFR, encoded by the coding sequence ATGGACGTGCTGGAACTTCTCCGCGCTGCCAATGACCTGAAGGCCTCTGACCTGCAGCTGGTTATCGACAGCCCGCCGCTGCTCCGTATCGATGGTGAGTTGCAGAGTATGGATGACTACCAGGTACTGACGCCCCATGATATCGACATAGCCCTGACTCAACTCACCACTGAAGAACAACGTCAGAAATTTCTGCAAAACAAAGAGCTGGATTTTGCTTATTCGCTGGAAGGCTGCGGCCGGCTGCGTTGCAACGTCGCCCGGCAGTTGAACGGTATGAGTCTGGCAATCCGGTTATTGCCGCCCCGGATTCCCACCATAGACGAGTTGGAATTACCTCAGATATTCAAAGACCTGGTGCAGCAGCCCCGGGGTCTACTACTCGTGACCGGTCCGACCGGCAGCGGAAAAAGCACTACCTTAGCAGCGATGGTACAACATCTGAATCAGACGGGCGGGCATCACATCATCACCATCGAAGACCCGGTAGAATATATACACCATCGGATTAAATGCGCCATTACCCAGCGCCAACTCGGGGATGACACGGCGTCTTATACCGCGGCTTTACGGCATGTGTTACGACAGAATCCGGATGTGATCATGCTGGGGGAGATACGAGATACCGATACCGCGGCGGCGGTGCTGTCGGTGGCGGAAACCGGGCACCTGGTATTATCCACATCCCATGCGCCTTCCGCGCCCCAGGCGATCGAGCGGATAATCGACCTGTTTGCTCCTCATGAACGCCACCTCGCTGAAACGCGGTTGGCTTCTCTGCTGGTGGCTGTCGTCTGCCAGACACTGGTGCCCCGTGGTGATGGAGCAGGTCGAGTCGCGGCGGTGGAGGTACTGCTGGCGAATCCGGCTGTCAAGAACATGATCCGTGAAGGCAAGGTACATCACCTCCACAACATCATAACTACGCACCGGGAAATGGGCATGATTACACTTGATGAGTCGCTGGCTGATCTATATAAGGGCGGCAAAATCAGTTTAAAAACGCTGTTTGCCTACTGCAATGATTCCAATGAAGTGAAAAAGTACCTCAGTTCCCAGACGAACCAGATCAACGACGGTTTCAGGTAG